A stretch of Porites lutea chromosome 5, jaPorLute2.1, whole genome shotgun sequence DNA encodes these proteins:
- the LOC140938616 gene encoding TNF receptor-associated factor 2-like, producing the protein MPGFQISNTDKQKIAEKYFCLYCLLLLRDAMQTSCGHFYCQSCLEKLFTDVNEMVMICLQDQQRLLSNEVFPDNFMRREVLTLVVHCSFMEDGCAWKGEVRHLESHTSGCEFLKVPCVHPECGTLVKKADLKQHLENYCMYRPQTCEFCAREIALTNLKLHQERECPLYPVICNKCGKDGIPRQKLKDHQDPVLGDCDRVEGPCPFAQIGCTKTEVLSQRQKKEHLQQEHAHHTLLLLRTALGLGKDIEVIFRRDPRILSRNSQFLSNYDDLIQDILNQIQYNKEETRNLHGRIQEHSQRITALERKMASANISSGASSCQLLTNSEGSFTHSEITRRLTDVEHKTADHQVLLVESNRTVMETSREVNNVKRQLEGVQETARRTERRVESIEHTLALRNVTLADLEEYVRQQEFSSYDGQLLWKITEFARKRNEAVSGQQVSFYSPHFFTSRYGYKMCARIYLNGDGMGRGTHISVFFVVMRGLYDAILRWPFRQKVTFMLLDQDNIEHVIDAFRPDPSSSSFQRPRRETNIASGCPMFCSLTELNNHAYVKDDTMFLKIIVDTSDL; encoded by the exons ATGCCAGGATTCCAAATATCCAACACTGACAAACAGAAAATAGCAGAAAAATACTTCTGCCTTTATTGCCTTCTACTGTTAAGAGATGCGATGCAAACAAGCTGCGGTCATTTCTATTGCCAGTCCTGCCTGGAGAAACTTTTCAC GGATGTGAACGAAATGGTGATGATTTGTCTTCAGGACCAGCAACGCCTTTTGTCTAACGAG GTTTTTCCTGATAATTTTATGCGTCGAGAAGTACTTACCCTCGTTGTTCACTGTTCATTTATGGAGGATGGGTGTGCTTGGAAAGGAGAAGTGAGACACCTTGAG AGCCACACTTCTGGTTGTgagtttcttaaagttccatgtGTACATCCTGAGTGTGGCACGCTTGTGAAGAAAGCTGATCTTAAACAACATTTAGAAAACTATTGCATGTACCGGCCTCAAACATGTGAATTCTGTGCAAGGGAAATTGCTTTGACCAATTTAAAG CTTCATCAGGAGAGGGAGTGTCCTTTATATCCAGTTATTTGTAACAAATGCGGTAAAGATGGTATCCCCAGACAAAAG TTGAAAGATCATCAGGATCCGGTTTTGGGAGATTGTGACAGAGTAGAAGGTCCATGCCCCTTTGCACAGATTGGGTGCACTAAAACCGAG GTCCTCAGCCAAAGGCAAAAGAAAGAGCATCTACAACAAGAACATGCACACCACACCCTTCTGCTCTTACGCACTGCACTTGGATTAGGAAAGGACATAGAGGTCATTTTTAGGCGTGATCCAAGAATATTGTCAAGAAATTCTCAGTTTCTCTCAAACTACGATGATTTAATTCAGGACATCCTCAATCAGATTCAGTATAACAAAGAGGAAACCAGGAATTTGCATGGAAGGATTCAGGAACACAGCCAACGAATAACCGCTTTAGAGAGGAAGATGGCCTCTGCGAATATATCGAGTGGGGCGTCATCTTGCCAACTCCTTACTAATTCTGAAGGTAGCTTTACCCATAGCGAAATAACCAGAAGACTAACTGATGTTGAACACAAAACCGCAGACCACCAAGTGCTCTTGGTGGAAAGTAATCGCACTGTAATGGAGACGAGCAGGGAAGTAAACAATGTTAAAAGACAGTTGGAGGGTGTCCAAGAGACTGCAAGGAGGACAGAAAGACGCGTGGAGTCTATTGAACACACGTTAGCTTTAAGAAACGTTACCCTTGCTGATTTAGAAGAGTACGTTAGGCAACAAGAATTTTCCAGCTACGACGGTCAGCTACTTTGGAAAATAACTGAATTTGCAAGAAAGAGAAATGAAGCAGTCAGCGGTCAACAAGTGTCTTTTTATAGCCCACACTTCTTCACAAGCCGTTATGGCTACAAAATGTGCGCCCGTATCTATTTAAACGGAGATGGCATGGGCCGTGGAACTCATATCTCCGTGTTCTTTGTTGTCATGCGTGGTTTGTATGATGCAATTCTTCGCTGGCCATTCAGACAGAAGGTCACGTTCATGTTGTTGGATCAAGATAATATTGAGCACGTGATCGATGCCTTCAGGCCTGATCCTAGCAGCTCATCTTTTCAAAGGCCAAGAAGAGAAACAAACATCGCAAGTGGGTGTCCCATGTTTTGTTCTTTAACTGAGTTAAATAACCACGCCTATGTGAAAGATGACACTATGTTTCTCAAAATTATAGTAGATACCTCTGACTTATAA